One window of Thermocoleostomius sinensis A174 genomic DNA carries:
- a CDS encoding lysophospholipid acyltransferase family protein → MPSPLLISQQLLTLMGTRLFVHHQDRVPSDSAILVVSNHRSFMDAPLLMAAIDRSIRFACHHYMGQVPVLREFVTRLGCFPLDAPDQRQQMFFHQATQLLQTRQAVGVFPEGAQPMVQLTRPDDVGDFQRGFAHLALRAPITDLAILPVAIASHAESTTSPFPLKLLSWFDPSEPLFNQAGWHPMVVYEHVDVLIGRPIWITDTQRQRYRGKQARTVVSNLTSRCQTEIDYLLRHSFSA, encoded by the coding sequence ATGCCTAGCCCGTTATTGATTTCTCAACAGTTACTGACGCTGATGGGAACTCGTCTATTCGTTCACCATCAAGATCGCGTCCCTAGTGATAGCGCTATTTTAGTCGTTAGCAATCACCGTAGCTTCATGGATGCACCGCTGCTAATGGCAGCGATCGATCGCTCAATTCGGTTTGCTTGTCACCACTACATGGGACAAGTTCCAGTGTTACGTGAGTTTGTGACTCGGTTAGGATGTTTTCCGTTGGATGCTCCTGATCAACGCCAGCAAATGTTTTTTCATCAAGCCACTCAACTTCTGCAAACCCGTCAAGCCGTTGGGGTTTTCCCAGAAGGCGCGCAGCCAATGGTGCAATTAACCCGCCCAGATGATGTGGGCGACTTTCAGCGCGGTTTTGCACACCTAGCGTTGCGGGCTCCCATTACCGATCTGGCTATTCTTCCTGTAGCCATTGCTTCTCATGCTGAATCTACCACTTCACCCTTTCCGTTAAAGCTTCTGAGTTGGTTTGATCCGTCTGAGCCATTGTTCAACCAGGCTGGTTGGCATCCGATGGTAGTCTATGAGCATGTTGATGTGCTGATAGGTCGGCCAATTTGGATCACAGATACACAGCGTCAACGTTATCGGGGTAAACAAGCCCGAACAGTGGTCTCAAATTTAACCTCTCGCTGTCAAACCGAAATTGACTATCTGCTTCGCCATAGTTTTAGCGCATGA
- a CDS encoding LabA-like NYN domain-containing protein yields MFSHPSEADSPIFTPDQVLENRGRVAIFIDGSNLFYAALQLGIEIDYTKLLCRLTAGSRLLRSFFYTGVDRTNEKQQGFLLWMRRNGYRVISKDLVQLPDGSKKANLDVEIAVDMMALVGSYDTAVLVSGDGDLAYAVDAVSYRGVRVEVVSLRSMTSDSLINVADRYIDLDSIKEDIMKTPRQAGYTYRPLSGIGLIEEQPSED; encoded by the coding sequence ATGTTTAGCCATCCTAGTGAAGCCGACTCTCCAATTTTTACGCCGGATCAAGTATTAGAGAACCGAGGACGAGTTGCCATTTTCATTGACGGATCTAATCTTTTTTATGCAGCTCTGCAATTAGGAATTGAAATTGACTATACCAAGTTGCTGTGTCGATTGACAGCGGGTTCTCGGCTATTGCGATCGTTCTTTTATACAGGCGTTGATCGCACGAACGAAAAGCAGCAAGGATTTTTGCTGTGGATGCGGCGTAATGGCTATCGCGTCATTTCCAAGGACTTGGTGCAGCTACCCGATGGGTCTAAAAAAGCCAACTTGGATGTGGAAATTGCGGTAGATATGATGGCACTCGTTGGCTCCTACGATACAGCCGTTCTGGTCAGCGGAGATGGCGATCTGGCCTATGCTGTGGATGCAGTTAGCTATCGTGGGGTACGGGTTGAGGTTGTGAGCCTGCGATCGATGACCAGCGACAGTTTAATCAATGTAGCCGATCGTTACATCGATCTAGATTCGATCAAGGAAGATATTATGAAAACTCCACGACAAGCGGGATACACCTATCGTCCTTTATCTGGAATTGGTTTAATTGAGGAGCAACCCAGCGAAGATTGA
- a CDS encoding SDR family oxidoreductase, giving the protein MNGIIIGCGYVGKAVALCWRQHGITVTATTTRSDRLPELELVADRALVLNGNAAAALRSVLADQQIVLLSVGAPNANAYEETYLQTAKTLVSVLPDVPVVQQIIYTGSYAVYGDCQGEWVTEATPVSPTNRNGEILAETEQVLLSAATNSRSVCVLRLGGIYGPGRELIKIFRRAAGTTRPGDGNDITNWVHLDDIVGAIDFARTHRLCGIYNLVQDVPTTTGHLLGQLFQVHQLPAVTWDASQPSHRPYNAKVSNQKLREAGYCFQHPSIDVNR; this is encoded by the coding sequence ATGAACGGAATTATTATTGGTTGTGGGTATGTGGGCAAGGCAGTTGCACTGTGCTGGAGACAGCACGGAATAACAGTCACTGCTACAACCACCCGTTCCGATCGCTTGCCTGAACTAGAGTTAGTCGCCGATCGGGCTTTGGTGCTGAATGGAAATGCGGCGGCGGCACTGCGATCGGTTCTGGCTGATCAACAAATCGTGTTGCTGAGCGTGGGTGCACCGAATGCCAATGCTTACGAAGAAACCTACTTGCAAACTGCAAAAACGCTTGTCAGCGTGTTGCCAGACGTGCCTGTAGTGCAACAGATTATCTATACGGGCAGCTATGCCGTGTATGGTGATTGCCAAGGCGAATGGGTGACAGAAGCCACGCCAGTGTCGCCTACTAATCGGAATGGCGAAATTTTGGCAGAAACTGAACAGGTTTTGCTGAGTGCCGCGACGAATTCTCGCTCGGTGTGTGTGTTGCGATTGGGAGGCATTTATGGCCCAGGTCGAGAATTGATCAAGATCTTTAGACGAGCCGCTGGAACCACTCGTCCTGGTGATGGCAACGACATCACCAACTGGGTACATCTAGATGATATTGTGGGGGCGATCGACTTTGCTAGAACCCATCGCCTCTGCGGCATTTACAACTTAGTACAAGATGTGCCCACCACTACCGGGCATCTGCTCGGTCAATTGTTTCAAGTGCATCAACTGCCTGCTGTTACTTGGGATGCTAGCCAACCCAGCCATCGTCCCTACAATGCCAAAGTCTCTAACCAAAAATTACGCGAGGCTGGATATTGCTTTCAACACCCATCGATCGACGTAAACCGCTGA
- the leuD gene encoding 3-isopropylmalate dehydratase small subunit gives MSQVTLIAGRGVPLVGNDIDTDRIIPARFLKSITFDGLGEHLFRDDRTQAQGQHPLDQPQYQGAEILVVNRNFGCGSSREHAPQALSRWGIRAIVGESFAEIFFGNCVALGLPCVMATPVEVQQLQEWLAANPQTSISVNLEAMQVQYENVTIPVQMSRDVQNMFIGGTWDACGQLMAQSHQIQQIATRLPYIRWSQTVAS, from the coding sequence ATGAGCCAAGTGACATTGATTGCAGGTCGGGGCGTTCCCCTGGTTGGCAATGACATTGATACCGATCGGATTATTCCGGCACGCTTTTTGAAAAGCATCACATTTGATGGGTTAGGAGAGCATTTATTTCGAGACGATCGGACCCAAGCGCAGGGTCAACATCCTCTTGATCAGCCTCAATATCAGGGAGCCGAGATTTTGGTTGTAAATCGCAATTTTGGCTGTGGGTCTTCTCGGGAACATGCACCTCAGGCGCTATCTCGATGGGGAATTCGGGCGATCGTCGGCGAAAGTTTCGCTGAAATTTTCTTTGGCAACTGTGTCGCGTTGGGGCTTCCCTGTGTTATGGCAACACCAGTAGAAGTACAGCAGTTGCAAGAGTGGCTTGCGGCCAATCCGCAGACCTCCATTAGCGTTAATCTGGAAGCCATGCAGGTTCAGTATGAGAATGTTACGATTCCCGTACAGATGAGCCGCGATGTTCAGAATATGTTTATCGGCGGCACTTGGGATGCATGTGGTCAATTAATGGCGCAATCGCACCAAATCCAGCAAATAGCCACCCGATTGCCTTATATCCGCTGGAGTCAGACCGTTGCTTCCTAA
- a CDS encoding 5'-nucleotidase C-terminal domain-containing protein produces the protein MPITLQILHASDFEAGIPALDDAVRFSAILNRFRTNTTGPFGVSDNILANTLTLSSGDNYIPGPFFTASSDTSLNNVGGLGESDAPTIGRADIGILNALGIQASALGNHEFDLGTRQVRDLLRASGGNPGTNFPYLSSNLDFSTDENLAGEVADNPTTAEASDIPNRLAASTVITVAGADGVLGTDDDERIGIVGATTPTLPNISSPGNVTVRPASPTDYDALAADIQRSVDALTQTGINKVVLVSHMQQLNIERDELAPRLRNVDVIIAGGSHIPLLDANDVARSDGNTPESGYPIVRTSASGQPILIVNTDSNYRYVGRLVVEFDDNGVVNTSSLNDTLNGGFATDEAGVDRVYGADVNPRDVANADVVAITDALRNVIASKDNNLTGGITNFFLNGIRSDVRTQETNLGNLTADANLDYARQVDTSVVLSLKNGGGIRDSIGQISAAPGATSPEDVQRLPPQPNNLAPNKPVGAVSQLDIENSLRFNNSLALITVTAAQLREVLEHGVAETEDGATPGRFPQIGGISFSFDPNQAAAEDLNGNGVLDAGEDTNGNGILDPGQRVRSIAITNADGQITDVVVENGAIIGDPNRTFRMVTLGFLANGGDNYPFARYVEENPALANLIDFAGEEDEDTNRNGVIDAPITLPPGTSTFAEAGTEQDALAEYLARIGTFNQADTNPDQDTRIQNLTARADTVTRGDRQLVGTFGRDTLIGGAGNDTLIGGAGRDLLQGRGGADLLKGDRGNDTLEGGLGRDTLYGGLGNDDMTGGNGRDVFVLETGRGRARILDFTRQDRLGLSEGLDFEELTIEQRGANVRIRLDNDVLALINNVSTDLITQSRFVTEFQNTTITA, from the coding sequence ATGCCGATAACTCTACAAATTTTACATGCCTCTGATTTTGAGGCGGGTATTCCGGCGTTAGACGATGCCGTTCGATTTTCTGCCATTCTCAATCGTTTTAGAACGAATACGACGGGCCCATTTGGCGTTTCGGACAATATCCTGGCAAATACCTTAACGCTGTCTTCTGGCGATAACTACATTCCCGGACCATTTTTCACGGCTTCCAGCGATACCAGCCTAAACAATGTGGGTGGGCTAGGAGAATCAGATGCACCAACAATTGGTCGAGCCGACATTGGGATTCTCAACGCCCTGGGCATTCAAGCCTCGGCTTTGGGAAACCACGAATTTGATTTGGGAACACGCCAAGTTCGAGATTTGTTGCGAGCAAGTGGCGGCAACCCAGGTACAAACTTTCCCTACCTCAGCAGCAATCTTGACTTCAGTACAGATGAGAATTTAGCTGGTGAGGTTGCAGATAATCCAACAACCGCAGAAGCCAGCGACATTCCCAATCGGTTAGCCGCCAGTACGGTGATTACAGTTGCGGGCGCAGATGGCGTTCTGGGAACCGATGATGACGAGCGAATTGGGATTGTTGGAGCCACCACCCCGACGCTGCCTAATATTTCGTCTCCAGGCAATGTTACGGTGCGGCCTGCCAGTCCCACAGACTATGATGCGCTGGCGGCAGACATTCAGCGATCGGTGGATGCCTTGACTCAGACAGGCATTAACAAAGTGGTGCTGGTGTCGCACATGCAGCAGTTAAATATTGAGCGAGACGAACTGGCTCCGCGTCTACGCAATGTGGATGTGATTATTGCAGGCGGATCGCACATTCCCCTGCTCGATGCTAATGATGTTGCTCGCTCGGATGGCAATACCCCTGAAAGCGGCTACCCGATCGTGCGCACCTCGGCGTCAGGTCAGCCCATTCTCATCGTTAATACAGACTCTAACTATCGCTATGTCGGTCGCTTGGTTGTAGAGTTTGATGACAATGGCGTTGTTAACACCAGTAGCCTCAACGACACGCTCAACGGCGGATTTGCTACTGATGAGGCCGGTGTCGATCGCGTTTATGGCGCTGATGTCAATCCTAGGGATGTGGCAAATGCCGATGTTGTGGCTATTACCGATGCGTTGCGCAACGTCATTGCTAGCAAAGATAACAACCTAACAGGCGGCATCACAAATTTCTTCCTGAACGGCATTCGCAGCGATGTTCGTACTCAAGAAACCAACCTGGGCAATCTCACGGCTGATGCTAACTTAGATTATGCAAGGCAGGTAGATACCAGCGTCGTCCTTTCGCTCAAGAATGGGGGCGGCATTCGCGATAGCATCGGTCAAATTTCAGCGGCTCCTGGAGCGACTAGCCCTGAAGATGTACAGCGGCTACCGCCTCAGCCTAATAATCTAGCCCCCAATAAACCAGTTGGAGCCGTTTCTCAGCTTGATATTGAGAATTCGCTGCGCTTCAATAATAGCCTCGCACTGATCACGGTCACAGCGGCTCAGTTGCGCGAGGTATTGGAACACGGGGTAGCAGAAACCGAAGACGGAGCCACCCCGGGACGCTTCCCTCAAATTGGTGGCATTTCGTTTAGCTTTGACCCTAACCAAGCGGCAGCCGAAGACTTAAATGGCAACGGTGTGCTGGATGCGGGCGAAGACACCAACGGCAATGGCATTCTCGACCCAGGACAGCGGGTGCGATCGATCGCTATTACCAATGCAGACGGACAAATCACCGATGTTGTCGTAGAAAACGGGGCGATCATTGGCGATCCAAACCGCACCTTTCGCATGGTGACGCTGGGTTTTTTAGCGAACGGAGGAGATAATTACCCCTTCGCCCGCTATGTTGAAGAGAATCCTGCCCTGGCTAACCTGATCGACTTTGCAGGGGAGGAAGACGAAGACACGAACCGCAACGGCGTTATCGATGCACCCATCACTTTACCTCCAGGTACCTCTACGTTTGCCGAAGCCGGAACCGAGCAAGATGCGTTAGCTGAATATCTTGCCAGGATTGGGACGTTTAATCAGGCAGATACCAACCCTGATCAAGATACCCGGATTCAAAACCTGACGGCTCGCGCTGACACAGTGACACGGGGCGATCGGCAACTAGTGGGCACGTTTGGACGAGATACGCTGATTGGTGGGGCTGGCAATGATACGCTGATTGGCGGCGCTGGGCGCGATCTGCTGCAAGGACGAGGTGGAGCAGATTTGCTCAAAGGCGATCGCGGCAACGACACCCTCGAAGGCGGCTTGGGCCGAGATACACTCTATGGTGGCTTGGGCAACGATGATATGACAGGTGGCAACGGACGCGATGTGTTTGTGCTGGAAACCGGACGCGGACGCGCCAGAATCCTCGACTTTACCCGTCAAGATCGATTGGGATTGTCAGAAGGGCTGGACTTCGAGGAACTTACGATCGAACAACGCGGAGCCAATGTTCGCATTCGCCTAGACAATGACGTTTTAGCGCTGATTAATAATGTCAGCACTGATTTGATTACCCAATCGCGGTTCGTCACAGAGTTTCAAAATACAACCATCACGGCATGA
- a CDS encoding methionine--tRNA ligase, whose amino-acid sequence MSFNPIEQDASIHNTFAITTPLYYVNASPHIGSAYTTIAADVLARYYRLRGKQVRMMTGTDEHGQKIQRTALEAGRTPQEHCDLVVQEFEVLWSRLNIQSARLPVPGQVFGHGFLTKDGQKMGKSLGNVIDPYDLVDRYGSDAVRYYFLKEIEFGRASDFNEARFINILNADLANDLGNLLNRTLKMVQKYCQGQVPRIPLSQVSATNRLQSLGETLGKSVADAYENLAFSQACEAVLGFVQAGNKFIDEQAPWSLYKQGNQTAVEHVLYTILESVRLSAYLLSPIIPKVSSAVYQQLGFLTDFNTLEVGTLVPYHLHATWGILPGGQILGEPQPVFQRLDPPVPSQ is encoded by the coding sequence ATGAGTTTTAATCCGATCGAACAAGATGCATCCATTCACAATACGTTTGCCATCACAACGCCGCTTTACTATGTCAATGCCTCTCCGCATATTGGTAGTGCCTATACGACGATCGCAGCCGATGTGCTTGCTCGGTATTACCGACTTCGGGGAAAGCAGGTGCGGATGATGACCGGAACAGACGAACATGGTCAAAAAATTCAGCGAACGGCATTAGAAGCAGGGCGAACACCTCAAGAGCACTGCGATTTAGTAGTACAAGAATTTGAAGTTCTTTGGAGTAGACTAAACATTCAATCGGCTAGGTTGCCTGTTCCAGGTCAAGTATTTGGCCATGGATTTTTAACCAAGGACGGGCAAAAGATGGGCAAAAGCCTAGGGAATGTGATTGACCCCTATGATCTAGTCGATCGCTACGGTTCTGATGCGGTTCGCTACTACTTTTTAAAGGAAATAGAATTCGGTCGGGCCAGTGATTTCAACGAAGCACGCTTCATTAACATCCTCAATGCTGATTTGGCGAATGATCTGGGAAACTTGCTCAATCGTACCTTGAAGATGGTGCAAAAGTACTGCCAGGGTCAAGTTCCCCGGATTCCCTTGAGCCAAGTCTCTGCAACGAATCGATTGCAATCCCTTGGAGAAACACTAGGCAAGTCTGTAGCTGATGCTTACGAAAACCTGGCATTTAGCCAAGCCTGTGAAGCGGTTCTAGGCTTCGTGCAAGCGGGTAATAAGTTTATAGACGAACAAGCTCCTTGGTCCCTCTATAAGCAGGGCAACCAGACGGCTGTGGAACATGTGCTATACACTATCCTAGAATCAGTACGGCTATCTGCTTATTTGCTCTCGCCCATTATTCCGAAAGTCAGTAGTGCGGTATATCAGCAGCTTGGATTCTTAACTGACTTTAATACTCTAGAGGTGGGGACGCTTGTTCCTTATCACCTTCATGCAACCTGGGGAATTCTTCCAGGTGGTCAAATTCTAGGAGAGCCTCAACCGGTTTTTCAACGCCTTGATCCACCTGTGCCTTCTCAGTGA
- a CDS encoding endonuclease MutS2: MIQTETLELLEWSRLCQHLATFAATKLGAAAARQLSIPNTIAESQYLLHQTQEVYQLESELSSGLSFDGIHDIGDALERAARRGVLAGNELLNLATTLAGARQLRRVIDNQPDLTVLNALVAELRTYPELEQEIHRCIDDRGRVTDRANPRLESIRAQLRQVHDRIYASLHRLLQRHSNAIQESVITQRSDRFVVPVKASHKDVVPGIVHDTSTSGMTLYVEPQAIVNLGNQYRQLVRQEQREEEEVRRQLTEQVAEVQSDLERLLAIVTTLDLATARARYSLWLEANPPRFIHFAGAEVSNTTGESETTSESIVLRQLRHPLLVWQQHHEQGPNVVPIDLIMQPQIRVVAITGPNTGGKTVTLKTLGLAVLMAKVGLFVPAREPVELPWFDQVLADIGDEQSLQQSLSTFSGHIRRISRILEAIDTGDRESGARDQRLGIEPSQADKLSSPHSPLPTPFNLIPSNALVLLDEVGAGTDPSEGSALAIALLQYLADHARLTIATTHYGELKALKYQDPRFENASVEFDDVTLSPTYRLLWGIPGRSNALAIARRLGLKPEIIEQAQQQVGQSASEDVNQVIAGLEAQRRQQEEKAKAAADLVKQAEKLHQEVARKAELLKERERTLQQQQEQAVQQAIATAKAEIAQVIRRLQQGPATAQDAQQATEALNQIAERQLPSRQQPTKPKPGFRPQVGDRVRIPRLGQTAEVLTDPDEDGEFSVRFGLMKMTVSLADVESLQGEKAELPTKSKPAQSPTPNPQPPAPAPHIRTSRNTIDIRGSRVADAEVALEREIAKADPGPLWIIHGHGTGKLKRGVQEFLKQHPQISHFEAAEQTDGGTGVTVAYVQ; encoded by the coding sequence TTGATTCAGACCGAAACCCTAGAACTTTTGGAGTGGTCGCGCCTATGTCAGCACCTTGCGACCTTTGCAGCCACAAAGTTAGGGGCTGCCGCCGCCCGTCAGCTAAGCATTCCAAACACAATTGCTGAGAGTCAGTACCTCCTGCATCAAACACAAGAGGTTTACCAACTTGAAAGTGAGCTAAGCAGTGGCTTATCGTTTGATGGCATTCACGACATTGGCGATGCGCTGGAACGAGCAGCTCGGCGTGGTGTCTTGGCTGGAAACGAGCTATTAAACTTAGCAACAACCTTGGCAGGCGCTAGGCAACTGCGGCGCGTCATTGACAATCAACCAGACTTGACGGTACTGAATGCTCTAGTAGCAGAACTTCGTACCTACCCGGAACTAGAGCAAGAAATTCATCGCTGCATTGACGATCGCGGTCGTGTCACCGATCGGGCTAATCCCAGGCTAGAAAGCATTCGTGCCCAACTGCGACAAGTTCACGATCGGATTTATGCATCATTACATCGGCTGCTGCAACGTCACTCCAATGCCATTCAAGAATCGGTGATTACCCAGCGCAGCGATCGATTTGTGGTTCCGGTGAAAGCCTCCCACAAAGACGTAGTGCCTGGGATTGTCCACGACACCTCGACGAGTGGCATGACGCTCTATGTGGAGCCGCAAGCGATCGTAAATTTGGGCAACCAATATCGGCAACTGGTGCGGCAAGAACAGCGCGAAGAAGAAGAAGTTCGTCGCCAACTGACGGAGCAAGTCGCAGAAGTCCAGTCTGATTTAGAGCGGTTGCTGGCAATTGTCACAACCTTAGATTTAGCCACAGCCCGTGCACGCTATTCACTGTGGCTAGAAGCGAATCCGCCTCGGTTCATTCACTTTGCTGGGGCTGAAGTGTCTAACACCACAGGTGAGTCTGAGACAACCAGTGAATCGATCGTCCTGCGCCAACTGCGTCATCCCCTTTTGGTTTGGCAGCAACACCACGAACAAGGCCCAAACGTTGTGCCGATCGATTTGATCATGCAACCGCAAATTCGCGTAGTGGCAATCACTGGACCAAACACAGGTGGAAAGACCGTTACCTTGAAAACTTTAGGCTTAGCTGTGCTCATGGCCAAAGTTGGGCTTTTCGTGCCCGCTCGCGAACCCGTCGAGTTGCCCTGGTTTGATCAAGTCCTCGCTGATATTGGTGACGAGCAATCACTACAACAAAGCTTGTCTACCTTTTCAGGTCACATTCGCCGCATTAGCCGAATTCTGGAAGCGATTGATACGGGCGATCGGGAATCAGGGGCTAGGGATCAGAGATTGGGGATCGAACCAAGCCAAGCTGATAAACTCTCGTCGCCCCACTCTCCACTCCCCACTCCCTTCAACCTGATTCCCTCCAACGCCCTAGTCCTGCTAGATGAAGTTGGAGCCGGAACCGATCCGTCAGAAGGTAGTGCGCTGGCAATTGCCCTGCTGCAATATCTAGCCGATCACGCACGCTTAACGATCGCCACGACTCACTATGGCGAACTCAAAGCCCTGAAATACCAAGATCCACGCTTTGAGAATGCCTCGGTGGAATTTGATGACGTTACCCTATCTCCTACCTACCGATTGTTGTGGGGAATTCCAGGGCGATCGAATGCCTTAGCAATTGCTCGTCGTTTAGGGCTAAAGCCAGAAATTATTGAGCAGGCCCAGCAACAGGTAGGACAAAGTGCGTCTGAAGATGTTAATCAAGTGATTGCGGGGTTAGAGGCTCAGCGCCGCCAACAGGAGGAAAAAGCTAAAGCAGCCGCAGATTTGGTCAAACAGGCTGAAAAACTCCATCAGGAAGTGGCTCGTAAGGCAGAACTGCTCAAAGAACGAGAGCGCACCCTTCAGCAACAGCAAGAACAAGCTGTACAGCAAGCAATCGCCACTGCCAAAGCTGAGATTGCTCAAGTAATTCGGCGGCTTCAACAAGGACCCGCCACTGCTCAAGATGCCCAACAAGCGACGGAAGCACTTAACCAAATTGCCGAACGACAACTTCCCTCGCGACAACAACCGACAAAGCCGAAGCCTGGATTTCGTCCTCAAGTGGGCGATCGGGTGCGCATTCCCCGTCTAGGGCAAACAGCAGAAGTGCTGACCGATCCTGATGAAGACGGTGAGTTTAGTGTGCGGTTCGGACTGATGAAAATGACCGTTTCCTTGGCAGATGTAGAGTCTCTTCAAGGTGAAAAAGCCGAGTTACCCACCAAATCTAAACCTGCTCAATCCCCAACCCCTAACCCGCAACCCCCAGCCCCTGCGCCCCACATCCGTACCTCCCGCAATACCATCGATATTCGCGGCAGTCGTGTGGCTGATGCCGAGGTCGCCCTAGAGCGAGAGATCGCCAAAGCTGATCCCGGACCCCTATGGATCATTCACGGGCACGGCACTGGAAAGCTCAAGCGGGGTGTGCAAGAATTTCTCAAGCAACATCCTCAAATTTCTCATTTTGAAGCAGCAGAACAAACGGACGGTGGGACCGGTGTTACAGTGGCCTATGTTCAGTGA
- the gloA gene encoding lactoylglutathione lyase, which yields MRLLHTMLRVGNLEESLKFYCDVLGMTLLRKKDYPGGEFTLAFVGYGDEADHTVLELTHNWGTDRYNLGDAYGHIAIGVDDIYATCNLIKHRGGKVVREPGPMKHGSTVIAFVEDPDGYKVELIQLGTQESAPEKQTSTQMAI from the coding sequence ATGCGATTGCTACATACAATGCTGCGGGTTGGCAACCTAGAAGAATCTCTAAAATTCTACTGTGATGTTCTGGGGATGACGCTTCTACGCAAAAAAGACTATCCCGGCGGTGAGTTTACGCTTGCGTTTGTCGGCTATGGTGATGAAGCTGATCATACAGTGCTAGAACTTACCCACAACTGGGGAACCGATCGATACAACCTAGGAGATGCCTATGGGCATATTGCGATCGGAGTTGATGATATTTATGCCACATGTAATTTAATCAAACATCGGGGTGGTAAAGTTGTGCGAGAGCCAGGTCCTATGAAGCATGGTTCTACAGTGATTGCCTTTGTCGAAGATCCAGATGGTTACAAGGTGGAGTTGATTCAGTTGGGAACCCAGGAATCAGCACCGGAAAAGCAAACATCAACGCAAATGGCTATTTAA
- the leuC gene encoding 3-isopropylmalate dehydratase large subunit, whose protein sequence is MSKGTLFDKVWDLHTVGTLPSGQTQLFIGLHLIHEVTSPQAFAMLQERGLKVMFPDRTIATVDHIVPTTNQARPFVDALAEEMMQALEKNCQDNHIRFFNIGSGNQGIVHVMAPEQGLTQPGMTIACGDSHTSTHGAFGAIAFGIGTSQVRDVLASQTLALSKLKVRKIEVNGTLPTGVYAKDVILHIIRQLGVTGGVGYAYEYAGTTFEQMSMEERMTICNMSIEGGARCGYVNPDLVTFDYLKGRPFAPQGSDWDEAVAWWTSLRSNTDAEYDDVVVFDATEIPPTVTWGITPGQGIAIDQTVPTPEELPEKERAIAAEAYQYMDLHPGQPIVGTKIDVCFIGSCTNGRLSDLQEAAKVAKGRHVAEGIKAFVVPGSEQVKQQAESEGLDRIFTAAGFEWREPGCSMCLAMNPDKLVGRQISASSSNRNFKGRQGSSSGRTLLMSPAMVAAAAVTGQVTDVRSLL, encoded by the coding sequence ATGAGTAAAGGCACCTTATTCGATAAAGTTTGGGACTTGCACACCGTTGGTACGCTGCCCTCTGGACAAACTCAACTGTTTATTGGCCTGCACCTGATTCATGAAGTCACTAGCCCACAAGCGTTTGCCATGCTGCAAGAACGCGGACTGAAGGTGATGTTTCCCGATCGCACGATTGCGACGGTCGATCACATTGTCCCTACTACCAATCAAGCCCGTCCCTTTGTCGATGCATTGGCAGAAGAGATGATGCAGGCGCTGGAGAAGAATTGCCAAGACAATCATATTCGCTTCTTCAATATTGGTTCTGGCAATCAGGGGATTGTACATGTGATGGCTCCTGAACAGGGTTTAACTCAACCGGGCATGACGATCGCCTGCGGAGATAGCCATACTTCAACCCATGGCGCATTTGGTGCAATCGCCTTTGGCATTGGCACGAGTCAAGTACGGGATGTTCTGGCGTCGCAAACTCTGGCTTTGTCGAAGCTGAAAGTGCGCAAAATTGAAGTAAACGGTACGCTGCCTACGGGCGTCTATGCTAAAGATGTAATTCTGCATATAATTCGCCAGCTTGGGGTCACGGGTGGCGTTGGCTATGCCTACGAATATGCTGGCACGACGTTTGAGCAGATGAGCATGGAAGAGCGCATGACCATTTGCAATATGTCGATCGAAGGAGGGGCCCGCTGTGGCTATGTCAATCCCGATCTGGTAACGTTCGATTATCTAAAAGGACGCCCCTTTGCCCCCCAGGGAAGCGATTGGGATGAAGCGGTGGCTTGGTGGACAAGTCTGCGCAGTAATACAGATGCAGAATACGATGATGTGGTAGTTTTTGACGCGACTGAGATTCCGCCCACTGTTACCTGGGGCATTACACCCGGACAAGGCATTGCGATCGATCAAACGGTGCCCACCCCAGAGGAACTGCCTGAAAAAGAACGGGCGATCGCGGCTGAAGCTTATCAGTATATGGACTTGCATCCCGGACAGCCAATTGTCGGCACCAAGATTGATGTGTGCTTCATCGGTAGTTGCACCAACGGACGCCTCAGCGATCTACAAGAAGCCGCTAAGGTTGCTAAGGGGCGTCATGTAGCAGAAGGCATCAAAGCCTTTGTGGTTCCAGGATCTGAGCAGGTGAAGCAACAGGCAGAATCGGAAGGTTTAGATCGAATCTTTACAGCCGCCGGGTTTGAGTGGCGCGAACCAGGTTGTTCGATGTGCTTAGCGATGAACCCAGATAAGCTAGTGGGAAGGCAAATCAGCGCGTCTTCGTCCAACCGCAACTTTAAGGGTCGCCAAGGGTCTTCATCGGGACGCACGTTGCTGATGAGTCCGGCGATGGTAGCGGCAGCAGCGGTGACAGGGCAAGTCACCGATGTGCGATCGTTGCTCTAG